The Mesorhizobium sp. INR15 region AAGGCTGGCGATCATATCGTGGCGGCACGCGCGCTGTTCGGTTCCTGCCGCTGGGTGGTCGAGACGCTGGCGCCGAAATACGGCATCGAGGCGACGCTGGTCGACGGAACCGACATCGCCAACTGGGAGAAGGCGGTCAAGCCGAACACAAAGCTGTTCTTCCTGGAAAGCCCGACCAATCCCACGCTGGAAGTGGTCGACATATCAGCCGTCGCCTCGCTGGCCAATTCGATCGGTGCACGCCTGATCGTCGACAATGTCTTCGCCACGCCCTTGCAGCAGAAGCCACTGCAGCTTGGCGCGCATATCGTCGTCTATTCGGCGACCAAACACATTGACGGCCAGGGCCGCTGTCTCGGCGGCGTCATCCTGTCCGACAAGAAGTGGATCGACGAGAACCTGCACGACTATTTCCGCCACACCGGCCCCAGCCTGTCGCCGTTCAACGCCTGGACGTTGCTGAAGGGCCTCGAGACGCTGCCTTTGCGCGTGCGCCAGCAGACGGAAAGCGCCGGCAAGATCGCCGATTTCCTCGCCGAACGTCCGGAAATTGCCCGCGTCATCTACCCCGGCCGCGCTGACCATCCGCAGGCAGCGATCGTCAAGAAGCAGATGTCGGGCGGCTCGACGCTGATCTGCATGGACGTCAAAGGCGGCAAGCAGGCCGCCTTCGCCCTCCAGAACGCGCTCGACATCGTGCTGATCTCGAACAATCTCGGCGATTCCAAGAGCCTGATCACTCATCCGGCGACAACGACGCACAAGAACCTGAGCGATGAGGCGCGTGCGGAGCTTGGGATTGGACCGGGGACACTCCGGCTGTCCGTCGGCCTCGAAGACACCGACGACCTGCTCGAGGACATCGCACAGGCGCTGAAGGCCAGGTAAGGCCTTCACGCCCTCGATGGCGTCTCGTCCAGCTCCGCCGCTTTGGTGCGGATGATCATCTCGTTGCCGCGCCAATCGACGGCACCGCCGAGCCAGCCGCGCACCCATATCGCGGGCAGGATCAGGTCGCGCGCCATCATCGCCGGGATCGTGCGTGGCGACAGGTGCCAGCCTTTGGCCAAGGCAAGGACCCACTCGGGAAGATAGGTCGCCACCAGCACGGCTATAACGGTCAATCGCAGGCTGAAGCCGGCGTTTGCAGCCGCGATCAGCGCAAGAACCAGCGGCACCGCCGCGCCGATCAGGATCTCCGGTGTGAAAAACAACGGGAAAGTGACGCGGCGCAGGCGCGACCACCGCGCCTGCCGCGACCAGACCTGGTCAAGTGTGCGGCGGCCAAGCGGTTGCTCGAAAGGCGCGGCAACGAGATTGACGCGCAGGCCAAGCCCGTCAACCAGCTTGGTGGCGGCGGCATCCTCGGCGCTCTCGGCGGCCAGGGCGCGGATGCCGCCATTGGCGTCCAGCAGCGGCTTGTTCAACAACATGCTCTTGCCCTGGGCGAAGCCAAGGCCAAGCGCATCGCCGGCATATTGCCAGCGCGCCTGCAGCGTGTTGAGGAAGGCGCACTCGACCTCGGCCCAGAATCCGTCAGGCCGCGAGCCTATTGGTGTCGAGCAGACCAGGCCGGTGTCGTGCCGCCAGGCCGACATCAGGTGCTGGACATAGTCCCCCGGCATCAACACGTTGGAATCGGCGATGATGACCCAGTCGTGGCGTGCCGCCTCCCAGCCCTTGATGCAATTGTTGAGCTTGGGATTGGCGCTGACCCGGTCTTCGCCGATGAGGAGCCGGGCATGCACGACGGGAAAGCGCGCAATCGCCGAGCGGATCAGCCTGACCACGGGATCGTCGGCATTGGCGACACAGAAGATGAGCTCGTAATCCGGCCAGTCGAGCGAGAAGGCCCGCTCGAGCGTCTCCTGCGTGAAAGGCTCGACCCCGCGCGCCGGCACGATGATCGACACAGGCAGCGGGTTGTCGGCAGGCGGAGGAACATGGCTTCTACGCCTCAGCTTCGACGAGGCGAGGAGAATGCTGGCGATATTTGAGGCAACAAGCGCGGCCGAAAGCGAGCCAGCTATGAGAGCGAGTTCCATGGAGATCTGGCACTCCAGAAAAGACACGGCCCGAAAGGTGACCGTTTTCGACAGAGCGCTGAGTCGCCCGCCCACCGCACACCATCATTATCATGTGTCACTTAAATGACATTCTTTGCCGGCACCTGCCTTGCGGGTCAGGCGTGACAAGACGCGCCCACCGTTGACCTGCTCTCACGGAGCGCCGACAGTTCAGCCTGAAATGTTTTGGAGCAGCTTATGTACAGCGCCGTCACGCGCAACATCGAAGTGCAGGTTCGGCCGTTCTACCTGGAGGATCGTTCCGACCCCTCCGAGAACCGCTATGTCTGGGGTTATCAGATAACCATCGACAACCAGTCGGACGAGTTCGTGCAATTGTTGTCGCGCTATTGGCACATTACGGATGGCACCGGCCGGGTCGAAGAGGTGCGCGGCGCCGGCGTTGTCGGCGATCAGCCCGAACTCAATCCAGGCGACAGCTATCAATACACATCCGGCTGTCCGCTTTCGACGCCGTCCGGCATCATGGTCGGGCACTACACGATGCGCACCAAGCGGGGCGAGACATTCGACATCGCCATTCCCGCGTTTTCACTCGACCTGCCGGGCACCCGGCGGACGGTGAACTGACTTTTCGATTTCTCTGAAGTTCGCCCCTCGCCGCCTGGCTTAGCGATGAGGGACCAGGTTCCTACTGGGCCGAGCCGAATTCCGCCGGGTCGAAGTCATACTGCTTCGAGCAGAATTCGCAGGCGACATGGATGCCGCCATCCTCGGTGCTGTCCTTGATCTCCTGCGCCGAGAAACCCTCGAGGATGCCACGGATCTTGTCTTGCGAGCAGGAGCACTCGTCGGCAACCGGGACGCCGCCAAAGACGCGCACGCCATGCTCATGGAACAGACGGTAGAGCAACCGTTCGGCGCCGATCGTCGGGTCGATCAGTTCGGTCGGTTCGATAGTGCCGAGCAAGGCCAGCAATTCCTGCCAGGAATTGTCGATCGGATCCGAGATGTCCTCGCGCGGATCGCCGTCGCCGCCCGGCAGATCCGGAACGCGCATGCGCTCAGGCGATTGCGGCAGGAACTGCGCCAGGATGCCACCGGCGCGCCATTGCTGGCGGGCACCGCCGACACCAGGCGTCAACAGCTTGGCCACCGAGAGCCTGAGATCTGTCGGGATCTGCTCTGACTGACGGAAATAGGTGCGCGCGGCCTCTTCCAGGGTTTCGCCGTCAAGCTGGACGATGCCCTGGTAACGCTGCGTGTGTGCGCCCTGGTCGATGGTCAGCGCCAGCACGCCACTGCCGAGCAGCGTCTGCGGCGAGCTCTCGCCGGCCGCGACCAAGGCCTCTAGCCGGTCGGCGTCAAAGCGCGCATAGGCCCGCAATGCCGAGGGCGTGGAAAAATCCGCCACCAGCATGTCAACCGGCCCATCGGTGCGGGTCTGCAGGATGAACTTTCCTTCGAATTTGAGCGAGGTGCCGAGCAGCACCGTCAGCACACAGGCTTCCGCCAGCAGGCGAGCGACCGGCTCCGGATAGTCGTGACGGCTGAGGATGGCGTCGAGCATCGGCCCAAGCTGGACCGTGCGGCCGCGCACATCGAGCGGGCCGACCTCGAAAGGCACGACGTGATCGTCGCCGGCGTAGCCGAATTCGCCGAGTTTAGGGTGCTGTTCAGACACTTGATGAGTTTCCAACATGACAAAGCTCCGGGGCGCGGCCATGCCGCCCTCCGGGGCGCATGCGTCCAAACGCGCTCAATTTGCGTGATGCGCCGCAAATAGGCATCACGCGCCTCCGGATCAAGCGCCGAGGCCCCTCACGCACCAAGACACTTACGCACCAAGACACCAGGCAAGCACCGCCTTCTGGGCGTGGAGCCGGTTCTCAGCCTCGTCAAACACCACCGAATGCGGCCCGTCGATCACCTCGTCGGTCACTTCCTCACCGCGATGCGCCGGCAGGCAGTGCATGAACAGGGCATCCGGCTTGGCTTTCGCCATCAACGCCGCATTGACCTGGTAGGGCGAGAACACATTGTGACCACGCGCCCGATGTTCCTGCCCCATCGACACCCAGCAGTCGGTGACGATGCAATCGGCCTGGTCGACGGCTTCCTCCGGCGAGCGCGTGAGGAGAAGCTTGCCACCATTCGCCTTCGACCAGTCGATATGCTTCCGCGCCGGCTCGCTGCCTTCGGGTACGGCGACATTGAGGTTGAAGCGAAACCGGGCCGAGGCTTCGAGCAGCGAATGCAGCACGTTGTTGCCGTCACCGGTCCAGGCGATGGTCTTGCCTGCAACCGGACCGCGATGTTCCTCGAAAGTCATGATGTCGGCCATCAGCTGGCAAGGGTGGGTATCGTCGGTCAGGCCGTTGATAACCGGAACGGTGGCATTCTCGGTCAGCTCCAGCAGACGCTCATGCGAGGTGGTACGGATCATGATCGCATCGACGTAACGCGACAGAACCTTGGCGGTATCGGCGATGGTCTCGGAGCGGCCGAGCTGCATCTCGGTGCCGGTCAGCATGATGGTCTCGCCGCCGAGCTGGCGCATGCCGACATCGAAGGACACGCGCGTGCGCGTCGACGGCTTGTCGAAGATCATCGCCAGCACCTTGCCTTCGAGCGGCTTGGAGCGCTCGCCCGCCTTGAGGCGCGCCTTGCGCGCCATCGCGTCGGTCAGCATGAAGCGCAGGTCGCCTTCGGAAACGGTGGAAAGGTCGGTAAAATGACGAGGGCTCATCAGGCTCTTTCGAATTTACTTCGCGGCGGCCGCGGCGATGGCCTCGGACAGGCCCCTGGCGCCGGCGCGGATGCGCTCCAGCGCCTCGTGGATATCGGCGTCGGTGACGGTCAGCGGCGGCAGCAGGCGAATGACGTTATCGCCGGCGGGAACGGCCAGCAGGTGCTGGTCGCGCAAGGCCATGTTCACCTTGGTGTTGGGCATCGCGCATTTGAGGCCGAGCATCAGGCCCGTGCCCCTGATGTCTTCGATAACCTCGGGGAATTCGTCGGCGACGGCGGCCAGCCCCTGCTTCATCAGCAAGGCCTTGCGCTGCACGTCTTCGAGGAAACCATCTTCCAGCACCACATCGAGCACGGCGTTGCCGACCGCCATGGCCAGTGGATTGCCGCCAAAGGTGGTGCCATGGACACCGGCGGTCATGCCGACAACGGCTTCGTCGGTAGCAAGACAGGCGCCCATGGGGAAGCCGCCGCCGATACCCTTGGCGATGGCCATGATGTCTGGCGTCACGCCAGCCCATTCATGCGCGAACAGCTTGCCGGTACGGCCAATGCCGCACTGGACCTCGTCGAAGATCAACAGCAGGCCATGCTGTTCGCACAGCTGCCTGAGCCGCTTCAGCGACTGCGTCGGAACTGGACGGATACCGCCCTCGCCCTGCACCGGCTCTATCAGGATCGCCGCCGTCTCCGGCGTGATTGCCTTTTCGGCGGCGTCGATATCGTCGAAGCCGACCTGGTCGAAGCCTTCGACCTTGGGGCCGAACCCTTCGAGATATTTATACTGACCGCCGGCCGCGATGGTCGCCAGCGTACGGCCGTGGAAGGCGCCTTCGAACGTGATGACACGGAAGCGCTCGGGATGTCCGTTGACGAACTGGTAGCGCCGCGCCGTCTTGATGGCGCACTCCAGAGCCTCGGCGCCGGAATTGGTGAAGAACACCTTGTCGGCGAAGGTGGCGTCGGCCAACCGTTCGCCCAACCGGCTCTGCCCGGGGATCTCATAAAGGTTGGAAACGTGCCAAAGCTTGGCCGCCTGTTCGGTGAGCGCGGCAACAAGGTGCGGATGGCCGTGGCCCAGCGAGTTCACGGCGATGCCGCCAGCGAAATCGAGGTATCGCTCGCCCTTGTCGGTAACCAGCCAGCTGCCCTCCCCGTGGTCAAAAGCCAAGGGTGCGCGAGCAAAGGTCTCGAAAAGCGCCGAACCGCTCATTATATGCGTCTCCGGTACCGGAAATCAAAAAAGCCGCCCAAGCGGCGGCCTTTGCGGCTTATCGTGTTTTTCGGCCATGAAGTCAACGAAAACGTCGCGTAGTGCCGCGGCACAAGCCCTCCAGCGAGACGCCGGCTCATAAGCGACCGGGCAAGTTGGGGAAAACCGAAAAAACCGATTCGTGTTGCACTTGGGACTCTTGTCACCGAGTCAGCGCATAAGGTAATTGTAGTCGAGAAATAACTAGATTTCGTGCGGCGGACCTAATCACCAGATATATGTGGTGTCTGCCCCGGCAAGGATTGCCGGGTCGGGAATGGATTCCGATTGCCGCACGCTTAGCAGGAGCGCGGTCTCATGAACTGGACTGACGAGCGGGTAGAACTTCTCAGGAAACTGTGGTCGGAGGGTCTGAGCGCAAGCCAGATCGCGGCCCAGCTTGGAGGGGTCAGCCGCAATGCGGTCATCGGCAAGGTGCATCGGCTGAAATTGTCGGGCCGCGGACGCGCGACGGCGACGCCGGCACGCCAGAAGAAGACGGTGCAGGGATCGACCGTACAGAAGTCGGTGTCGCGCGCCGCGACAGCGGCGCGCCACGTCACGACATCGATCGGCGCGACAGCGTTGCAGACCCAGTTCGACGCCGAACCGGTGGTGCGTCACTACATCCGCCCGGTCGAAAATGTCGTCCTGCCGATCTCGCGGCATCTGCAGCTTACCGAGCTGACTGAACGCACCTGCAAGTGGCCGAACGGCGATCCCTTGTCGGAGGATTTCCATTTCTGCGGCAACGAAGCCGCCGAGACCGGCCCCTACTGCAAGTACCACGCCCGCATCGCGTTCCAGCCGGCCTCGGAACGCCGGCGGAGCCGGTAGTTTAGGGATTAGGCAGTGGGGACTGGGCAGTAGACCCCTGAGGCACATCTTAGCCTACTGCCTACTGCCTACTGCCTACTGCCTACTGCCTACTGCCTACTGCCTACTGCCTACTGCCTACTGCCTACTGCCTACTGCCTACTGCCTACTGCCTACTGCCTACTGCCTGCCTTACTTCACAGCCAGCCGTTCTTGCGGAAGCGCCAGTAGAGAAAACTGCAGATCAGCGCGATCGTGGTCAGCACCATCGGGTAGCCGTATTCCATCTTCAGTTCCGGCATATCGCTGAAATTCATGCCGTAGATGCCGGCAAAAGCCGTCGGCACCGCCAGGATGGCGGCCCATGAAGCGAGCTTCTTGGAAATCGCCGTTTCCTGGCTCTGGCCGACCAGCAGGCTCGCTTCAAAGGCGAAAGCCAGAACCTCGCGCAGGCTGTCGATCTTTTCCTGAACCGTACGGATATGATCGGTCACGTCGCGAAACAGCGGGTGCATCGCCGCATGGATCTGCGGCAGGTCGGCACTGGTCAGTCGGCGGCAGACCTCCACAAGCGGCAAAGCCGCATTGCGCAGCCGCAAGAGATCGCGGCGTAGCATGTAGAGCCGTTCGATGTCAGGGCCGGTCATCGGCTTCAGCAGCACCTTGTCCTCGATCGCCTCGACCTCGTCCTCGATCTGCTCAAGCACGGGCATATAGTTGTCGACGATGAAATCGAGAATGGCATAGAGGACGAAATCCTCGCCCTTGGCCAGGGAATGGGGGCAGGTCTCCCAATGCTGGCGGACAGCCGCATATGAGGTGGAGGGACCGTGACGGACGCTGACGATATAGCCGGCGCCGACAAACAGATGCGTCTCGCCGAATGTGACGCGGCCCTCGACCAGTTGCGCGGTGCGGGCAACCACGAGCAGGGCATCGCCATATTGCTCGATCTTCGGCCTCTGGTGCGGATGCTCCGCATCCTCGATGGCCAGATCATGCAGATGGAACTGCGCCTGGACGCGCAGCAGCAGGTTGCGGTCGGGCTCCAGGAGGCCGATCCAGACGACATGGCCCGGCTTCTTCGCCCACTCACCGGCTTCCTCGATCGGGATATCGGCTATGCGCCGCCCGCCGGTATAGACACTGGACGCGATGATGCCGGATGCCGCGGGCGGTGCCGGCACTAGGTTGCGAACGTTTTCCACAAGCGACCTCCCGAAGGCACGGCCTTGGATCAGGGTCCGGAGCCAGGAAAGCTTAGCTTATATCACGCCAGGGTTCGAGAGGCGGCCGTTCACTTCACCGGCAGCGGTTCGGAAAGGCTGATCTTGTCGGTCTTGTCGCCCTTCGGCCGCTCCGCCGGCATCTGCTCGCCGGTAACAATGTAATAGATCGTCTCGGCAATGTTGGTGGCGTGGTCGCCGATCCGCTCGATGTTCTTGGCGCAGAACAGCAGATGCGTGCATGGCGTGATGTTGCGCGGATCTTCCATCATGTAGGTCAGCAGTTCGCGAAACAGCGACGTATACATGGCGTCGATCTGATCGTCGCGGTCGCGCACGAAGCCGATCTTCTCCACCGAGCGCGATGCGTAGACGTCGAGCACTTCCTTGAGTTGGGTCAGGGCCAGGTCGGCCAGTGCCTCAAGGCCCCTGAAAAGACTGGTCGGTTGACGTCCGTCCGTCACAGCCACCACCCGCTTGGCAACGTTCTTGCCGAGGTCGCCGACACGCTCAAGGTCAGCCGAGATGCGGATGGCACCGACGATCTCGCGCAGGTCCGTCGCCATCGGCTGGCGCCTGGCAATGATGATGATCGCCTTGTCGTCGATCTCGCGCTGCCCTTCATCAAGGACGACGTCGTCGCGGATGACTTTCTGGGCGAGGCCAGGATCGGCGTTGACGAGAGCGGCGATCGCCTGCTCCACCATGCGTTCTGCATGGCCGCCCATCGCAGCAATTCGCTTCGACAGGTATTTCAGCTCTTCGTCATAGGCGCTCATGATATGCACGGACTGCATGGACGAAATGCCTTCCCGGTTCTTGTGTTGAGTCGTTTCCTCGAATCCCCGCTGATACGCTAGCCGGATGACAGAAAAAAGAAATTACCCTTCGAAATATAGGGCCGCGTCACAGAGCCGGCAAATGAACCGAAAAGGCAGCGCCCTTGCCAACCTCCGACTTGATCGACAGCCGGGCATTGTGGCGCGTCAGGATATGCTTGACGATCGACAGGCCAAGGCCCGTGCCCTTCTGGATCCTGCTGGTCTCGACATCGACGCGATAGAAGCGCTCGGTAATGCGCGGGATATGCTCTTCGGGAATGCCGGGACCGAAATCCCTGATGGTGACATCGATGGCCGGCTCGGATTCCGCATCGCCATGCGCGATCGACACCACGACGCGGCCGCCCGACTGGCCGTATTTG contains the following coding sequences:
- a CDS encoding GcrA family cell cycle regulator, which gives rise to MNWTDERVELLRKLWSEGLSASQIAAQLGGVSRNAVIGKVHRLKLSGRGRATATPARQKKTVQGSTVQKSVSRAATAARHVTTSIGATALQTQFDAEPVVRHYIRPVENVVLPISRHLQLTELTERTCKWPNGDPLSEDFHFCGNEAAETGPYCKYHARIAFQPASERRRSR
- the phoU gene encoding phosphate signaling complex protein PhoU; translated protein: MQSVHIMSAYDEELKYLSKRIAAMGGHAERMVEQAIAALVNADPGLAQKVIRDDVVLDEGQREIDDKAIIIIARRQPMATDLREIVGAIRISADLERVGDLGKNVAKRVVAVTDGRQPTSLFRGLEALADLALTQLKEVLDVYASRSVEKIGFVRDRDDQIDAMYTSLFRELLTYMMEDPRNITPCTHLLFCAKNIERIGDHATNIAETIYYIVTGEQMPAERPKGDKTDKISLSEPLPVK
- a CDS encoding magnesium and cobalt transport protein CorA; the encoded protein is MENVRNLVPAPPAASGIIASSVYTGGRRIADIPIEEAGEWAKKPGHVVWIGLLEPDRNLLLRVQAQFHLHDLAIEDAEHPHQRPKIEQYGDALLVVARTAQLVEGRVTFGETHLFVGAGYIVSVRHGPSTSYAAVRQHWETCPHSLAKGEDFVLYAILDFIVDNYMPVLEQIEDEVEAIEDKVLLKPMTGPDIERLYMLRRDLLRLRNAALPLVEVCRRLTSADLPQIHAAMHPLFRDVTDHIRTVQEKIDSLREVLAFAFEASLLVGQSQETAISKKLASWAAILAVPTAFAGIYGMNFSDMPELKMEYGYPMVLTTIALICSFLYWRFRKNGWL
- a CDS encoding Hsp33 family molecular chaperone, with the protein product MAAPRSFVMLETHQVSEQHPKLGEFGYAGDDHVVPFEVGPLDVRGRTVQLGPMLDAILSRHDYPEPVARLLAEACVLTVLLGTSLKFEGKFILQTRTDGPVDMLVADFSTPSALRAYARFDADRLEALVAAGESSPQTLLGSGVLALTIDQGAHTQRYQGIVQLDGETLEEAARTYFRQSEQIPTDLRLSVAKLLTPGVGGARQQWRAGGILAQFLPQSPERMRVPDLPGGDGDPREDISDPIDNSWQELLALLGTIEPTELIDPTIGAERLLYRLFHEHGVRVFGGVPVADECSCSQDKIRGILEGFSAQEIKDSTEDGGIHVACEFCSKQYDFDPAEFGSAQ
- a CDS encoding ceramide glucosyltransferase; protein product: MELALIAGSLSAALVASNIASILLASSKLRRRSHVPPPADNPLPVSIIVPARGVEPFTQETLERAFSLDWPDYELIFCVANADDPVVRLIRSAIARFPVVHARLLIGEDRVSANPKLNNCIKGWEAARHDWVIIADSNVLMPGDYVQHLMSAWRHDTGLVCSTPIGSRPDGFWAEVECAFLNTLQARWQYAGDALGLGFAQGKSMLLNKPLLDANGGIRALAAESAEDAAATKLVDGLGLRVNLVAAPFEQPLGRRTLDQVWSRQARWSRLRRVTFPLFFTPEILIGAAVPLVLALIAAANAGFSLRLTVIAVLVATYLPEWVLALAKGWHLSPRTIPAMMARDLILPAIWVRGWLGGAVDWRGNEMIIRTKAAELDETPSRA
- a CDS encoding O-succinylhomoserine sulfhydrylase, encoding MSTKKHNWKPQTALVHAGTLRSGFGETSEAIYLTQGYVYETAQAAEARFKGEEPGFIYSRYANPTVDMFEKRMCALEGAEDARATASGMAAVTAALLCSAKAGDHIVAARALFGSCRWVVETLAPKYGIEATLVDGTDIANWEKAVKPNTKLFFLESPTNPTLEVVDISAVASLANSIGARLIVDNVFATPLQQKPLQLGAHIVVYSATKHIDGQGRCLGGVILSDKKWIDENLHDYFRHTGPSLSPFNAWTLLKGLETLPLRVRQQTESAGKIADFLAERPEIARVIYPGRADHPQAAIVKKQMSGGSTLICMDVKGGKQAAFALQNALDIVLISNNLGDSKSLITHPATTTHKNLSDEARAELGIGPGTLRLSVGLEDTDDLLEDIAQALKAR
- a CDS encoding aspartate aminotransferase family protein — translated: MSGSALFETFARAPLAFDHGEGSWLVTDKGERYLDFAGGIAVNSLGHGHPHLVAALTEQAAKLWHVSNLYEIPGQSRLGERLADATFADKVFFTNSGAEALECAIKTARRYQFVNGHPERFRVITFEGAFHGRTLATIAAGGQYKYLEGFGPKVEGFDQVGFDDIDAAEKAITPETAAILIEPVQGEGGIRPVPTQSLKRLRQLCEQHGLLLIFDEVQCGIGRTGKLFAHEWAGVTPDIMAIAKGIGGGFPMGACLATDEAVVGMTAGVHGTTFGGNPLAMAVGNAVLDVVLEDGFLEDVQRKALLMKQGLAAVADEFPEVIEDIRGTGLMLGLKCAMPNTKVNMALRDQHLLAVPAGDNVIRLLPPLTVTDADIHEALERIRAGARGLSEAIAAAAAK
- the apaG gene encoding Co2+/Mg2+ efflux protein ApaG; translation: MYSAVTRNIEVQVRPFYLEDRSDPSENRYVWGYQITIDNQSDEFVQLLSRYWHITDGTGRVEEVRGAGVVGDQPELNPGDSYQYTSGCPLSTPSGIMVGHYTMRTKRGETFDIAIPAFSLDLPGTRRTVN
- the argF gene encoding ornithine carbamoyltransferase, producing MSPRHFTDLSTVSEGDLRFMLTDAMARKARLKAGERSKPLEGKVLAMIFDKPSTRTRVSFDVGMRQLGGETIMLTGTEMQLGRSETIADTAKVLSRYVDAIMIRTTSHERLLELTENATVPVINGLTDDTHPCQLMADIMTFEEHRGPVAGKTIAWTGDGNNVLHSLLEASARFRFNLNVAVPEGSEPARKHIDWSKANGGKLLLTRSPEEAVDQADCIVTDCWVSMGQEHRARGHNVFSPYQVNAALMAKAKPDALFMHCLPAHRGEEVTDEVIDGPHSVVFDEAENRLHAQKAVLAWCLGA